Proteins co-encoded in one Flavobacterium sp. M31R6 genomic window:
- the rplW gene encoding 50S ribosomal protein L23, translating into MSIIIKPIVTEKVTKESEVLNRFGFVVDRKANKVQIKKAVEAAYGVNVLSVNTMNVRPDRTTKYTKSGLISGKTNAIKKAIVQVQEGETIDFYNNI; encoded by the coding sequence ATGAGCATCATAATTAAACCTATAGTAACGGAAAAAGTAACCAAAGAAAGTGAAGTTTTAAACCGCTTCGGATTCGTTGTTGACAGAAAAGCAAACAAAGTACAAATTAAGAAAGCTGTTGAGGCTGCTTATGGAGTAAATGTTTTGAGTGTTAATACAATGAATGTGAGACCAGATAGAACTACAAAATACACTAAAAGTGGTTTAATCAGTGGAAAGACTAACGCAATTAAAAAAGCGATTGTTCAAGTACAAGAAGGAGAAACAATTGATTTTTACAACAATATCTAA
- the rpsL gene encoding 30S ribosomal protein S12: MPTIQQLVRTGRTQITKKSKSVALDSCPQRRGVCTRVYTTTPKKPNSAMRKVARVRLTNGNEVNAYIPGEGHNLQEHSIVLVRGGRVKDLPGVRYHIVRGALDTSGVAGRTQRRSKYGAKRPKEAKK, from the coding sequence ATGCCAACAATTCAACAATTAGTAAGAACAGGAAGAACTCAGATAACTAAGAAGAGTAAATCGGTTGCTTTAGATTCTTGTCCTCAAAGAAGAGGGGTTTGTACGCGTGTTTACACTACAACACCAAAAAAACCAAACTCTGCAATGCGTAAAGTAGCGCGTGTACGTTTGACAAATGGTAATGAAGTGAATGCCTACATCCCTGGAGAAGGACACAATTTACAAGAGCACTCGATAGTATTAGTTAGGGGTGGAAGGGTAAAAGATTTGCCAGGAGTAAGATATCACATCGTTCGTGGTGCACTTGATACGTCAGGAGTAGCAGGAAGAACGCAAAGAAGATCTAAGTACGGAGCAAAACGACCAAAAGAAGCGAAAAAGTAA
- the rplD gene encoding 50S ribosomal protein L4, with translation MEVKVLDFNGKDTGRKVQLSDSVFAIEPNNHAVYLDVKQYLANQRQGTHKAKERAEVAGSTRKIKKQKGTGTARAGSAKNPLFKGGGTVFGPRPRSYSFKLNKNLKRLARKSAFSIKAKESNIIVLEDFNFETPNTKNFINVLKALELENKKSLFVLGDTNKNVYLSSRNLKAANVVSSYELSTYAILNANNLVLLESSLEVIEENLSK, from the coding sequence ATGGAAGTAAAAGTATTAGATTTCAACGGAAAAGATACTGGAAGAAAAGTTCAACTTTCTGATTCAGTTTTCGCAATCGAACCAAATAATCATGCTGTATATCTTGATGTAAAGCAATATTTGGCTAATCAAAGACAAGGTACTCACAAAGCTAAAGAAAGAGCTGAAGTTGCGGGAAGTACACGTAAGATTAAAAAACAAAAAGGAACAGGTACAGCTCGTGCGGGTAGTGCTAAAAACCCTTTGTTTAAAGGTGGAGGTACGGTTTTTGGACCTAGACCAAGAAGTTATTCATTTAAATTGAATAAAAACTTGAAACGTCTTGCTAGAAAATCTGCATTTTCAATTAAAGCAAAAGAGTCGAATATAATCGTACTTGAAGATTTTAATTTTGAAACGCCAAACACTAAAAATTTCATTAATGTTTTGAAAGCTTTAGAGTTAGAAAATAAAAAATCACTGTTTGTGTTGGGTGATACGAATAAAAACGTATATTTGTCCTCACGAAATTTAAAGGCTGCAAATGTCGTAAGTAGCTATGAATTAAGCACTTACGCTATTTTAAATGCTAATAATTTAGTGCTTTTGGAGAGTTCTTTGGAAGTAATTGAAGAAAATTTAAGTAAATAA
- the fusA gene encoding elongation factor G gives MARDLKYTRNIGIAAHIDAGKTTTTERILFYTGKSHKIGEVHDGAATMDWMAQEQERGITITSAATTCEWNFPTEQGRILPNTLPYHFNIIDTPGHVDFTVEVNRSLRVLDGLVFLFSAVDGVEPQSETNWRLADQYRVPRIGFVNKMDRQGSNFLMVCQQVRDMLKSNAVAITLPIGEENDFKGVVDLVKNQAIVWHEEGLGATYDIVPIPEDMLEEVKEYRSILIEAVADYDETLLEKFMEDEDSITEEEINIALRAAVMDMAIIPMIAGSSFKNKGVQFMLDAVCKYLPSPMDKEGITGIHPDDAELLEEDQTKILRKPDVKEPFAALAFKIATDPFVGRLAFFRAYSGRLDAGSYVLNTRSGNKERISRIYQMHANKQNPIEYIEAGDIGAAVGFKDIKTGDTLCDEKHPIILESMKFPAPVIGIAIEPKTKADVDKMGMALAKLAEEDPTFTVRTDEASGQTIISGMGELHLDILVDRMRREFKVEVNQGEPQVEYKEAFTKKAQHRETYKKQSGGRGKFGDIVFILEPADEVDGKTPVGLQFVNAVKGGNVPKEYIPSVEKGFREAMKTGPLAGYQVDSLKVTLLDGSFHPVDSDALSFELAARMGYREVAKAAGAVILEPIMKMEVITPEENMGDIVGDINRRRGQVNDMGDRAGAKTIKADVPLSEMFGYVTTLRTLSSGRATSTMEFSHYAETPSNISEAVIKKAKGNA, from the coding sequence ATGGCTAGAGATCTTAAATATACAAGGAATATAGGAATTGCTGCTCACATTGATGCTGGTAAAACAACAACAACTGAGCGTATATTATTCTATACTGGAAAATCACATAAAATTGGTGAAGTACACGATGGTGCTGCAACAATGGACTGGATGGCGCAAGAGCAAGAAAGAGGTATTACAATTACTTCTGCTGCTACTACTTGTGAATGGAATTTCCCAACAGAACAAGGTAGAATTTTACCTAATACATTGCCTTATCACTTTAATATTATCGATACCCCAGGACACGTTGACTTTACAGTTGAAGTTAACCGTTCTTTGCGTGTACTTGATGGTTTGGTTTTCTTATTTAGTGCAGTTGATGGTGTTGAGCCTCAATCTGAAACTAACTGGAGATTAGCAGATCAATACCGTGTACCGCGTATTGGATTCGTTAATAAAATGGATAGACAAGGGTCTAACTTTTTGATGGTTTGTCAACAAGTAAGAGATATGTTAAAATCAAATGCTGTTGCAATCACTTTGCCAATTGGTGAAGAAAATGATTTCAAAGGGGTAGTTGATTTAGTTAAAAACCAAGCTATTGTTTGGCATGAAGAAGGTTTAGGGGCTACTTATGACATTGTGCCTATTCCGGAAGATATGCTTGAAGAAGTGAAAGAGTACAGGTCGATTCTTATTGAAGCAGTTGCGGATTATGATGAGACTTTGCTTGAAAAATTCATGGAAGATGAAGACTCTATTACGGAGGAAGAAATCAACATTGCTTTAAGAGCAGCTGTAATGGATATGGCTATCATTCCAATGATTGCTGGTTCTTCTTTTAAAAACAAAGGGGTTCAATTCATGTTAGATGCGGTATGTAAGTACTTGCCGTCTCCTATGGATAAAGAAGGTATTACTGGTATTCATCCAGATGATGCTGAATTATTGGAAGAAGATCAAACTAAAATTTTGCGTAAGCCAGATGTTAAAGAGCCTTTCGCTGCTTTAGCTTTTAAAATTGCTACTGACCCATTCGTAGGTCGTTTGGCTTTCTTCCGTGCATATTCAGGAAGACTTGATGCTGGTTCTTATGTATTGAATACTCGTTCTGGTAACAAAGAAAGAATTTCTCGTATCTACCAAATGCATGCTAACAAGCAAAACCCAATCGAATATATTGAGGCTGGTGATATTGGAGCTGCTGTTGGATTTAAAGATATTAAAACTGGAGATACATTGTGTGATGAAAAACACCCAATTATTCTTGAGTCTATGAAATTCCCTGCACCGGTAATTGGTATTGCTATTGAGCCTAAAACTAAAGCTGACGTAGATAAAATGGGTATGGCTTTGGCTAAATTAGCTGAAGAGGATCCAACTTTTACGGTTAGAACTGATGAAGCTTCAGGTCAAACTATTATCTCTGGTATGGGTGAGCTTCACTTAGATATCTTGGTTGATAGAATGAGACGTGAATTCAAAGTTGAAGTAAATCAAGGTGAGCCTCAGGTTGAATACAAAGAAGCGTTTACTAAAAAAGCACAACATAGAGAGACTTATAAGAAACAATCTGGAGGTCGTGGTAAATTCGGTGATATCGTATTTATTTTAGAGCCTGCTGATGAAGTTGATGGTAAAACTCCAGTTGGATTACAGTTTGTGAATGCTGTAAAAGGAGGTAACGTTCCTAAGGAATACATCCCTTCTGTTGAAAAAGGTTTCCGTGAAGCTATGAAAACTGGTCCTTTAGCAGGGTACCAAGTAGATAGTTTGAAAGTAACTTTGTTAGACGGATCTTTCCACCCTGTCGATTCTGATGCTCTTTCGTTTGAATTAGCAGCTAGAATGGGGTATAGAGAAGTAGCTAAGGCTGCTGGAGCTGTAATTCTTGAGCCAATCATGAAGATGGAAGTGATTACGCCAGAAGAAAACATGGGAGATATCGTTGGTGATATTAACCGTCGTAGAGGTCAGGTGAATGATATGGGAGACAGAGCAGGTGCTAAAACTATTAAGGCTGATGTGCCTTTATCAGAAATGTTTGGATATGTGACAACATTGAGAACATTGTCGTCTGGTAGAGCAACTTCAACAATGGAATTTTCACACTACGCTGAAACGCCTTCTAATATTTCAGAAGCAGTTATCAAAAAAGCAAAAGGAAACGCATAA
- the rplC gene encoding 50S ribosomal protein L3: MSGLIGRKIGMTSIFDENGKNIPCTVIEAGPCVVTQVRTKGVDGYEALQLGFDDKNEKHSTKAAVGHFKKAGTVAKKKVVEFQDFATEQKLGDLIDVSIFAEGEFVDVQGVSKGKGFQGVVKRHGFGGVGQATHGQHNRLRAPGSVGASSYPSRVFKGMRMAGRMGGDNVKVQNLRVLKVVADKNLLVVKGCIPGCKNSYVIIQK; encoded by the coding sequence ATGTCTGGGTTAATTGGTAGAAAAATCGGCATGACTAGTATTTTCGACGAAAACGGGAAGAATATTCCTTGTACAGTAATCGAAGCTGGACCATGCGTTGTTACCCAAGTCAGAACCAAAGGTGTTGACGGGTATGAAGCGTTGCAACTTGGTTTCGATGACAAAAACGAGAAACATTCCACAAAAGCGGCTGTAGGTCACTTTAAGAAAGCTGGAACTGTAGCTAAGAAAAAAGTCGTTGAATTCCAGGATTTTGCAACAGAACAAAAATTAGGAGATCTTATTGATGTTTCTATTTTTGCTGAAGGAGAATTTGTAGATGTACAAGGTGTATCTAAAGGTAAAGGTTTTCAAGGGGTTGTGAAACGTCACGGTTTTGGTGGTGTTGGACAAGCAACTCACGGTCAACACAACCGTTTAAGAGCGCCAGGTTCTGTAGGAGCTTCTTCTTATCCATCTAGAGTATTCAAAGGAATGCGTATGGCTGGAAGAATGGGAGGAGATAATGTAAAAGTTCAAAACCTTAGAGTTTTAAAAGTAGTTGCTGATAAGAACCTACTTGTTGTTAAAGGATGTATTCCTGGTTGCAAAAACTCTTATGTAATCATTCAGAAGTAA
- the rplV gene encoding 50S ribosomal protein L22, producing MGVRKRETADARKEANKSIAFAKLNNCPTSPRKMRLVADLVRGQKVERALNILRFSSKEASRKLEKLLLSAINNWEQKNSEGNLEEAGLFVKEIRVDGGMMLKRLRPAPQGRAHRIRKRSNHVTIVLGAINNTQSNS from the coding sequence ATGGGAGTTCGTAAAAGAGAAACAGCAGATGCGAGAAAAGAGGCTAATAAGTCTATAGCTTTCGCAAAATTGAATAACTGCCCTACTTCACCTAGAAAAATGCGCTTAGTAGCGGACTTGGTAAGAGGTCAGAAGGTAGAAAGAGCACTTAACATATTAAGATTCAGTTCAAAAGAAGCTTCAAGAAAATTAGAAAAACTATTATTATCTGCAATCAATAACTGGGAGCAAAAAAATAGTGAAGGTAATCTTGAAGAAGCTGGATTATTTGTTAAAGAAATCCGTGTAGATGGTGGAATGATGTTGAAAAGACTTCGTCCAGCTCCACAAGGTAGAGCACACAGAATAAGAAAACGTTCTAATCACGTTACAATCGTGTTAGGAGCTATCAATAACACACAAAGCAATTCTTAA
- a CDS encoding SusC/RagA family TonB-linked outer membrane protein: protein MKLKFNGFLVLLVVLVAQLTFAQERSVSGIVSDNAGIPLPGVSVLVKGTKNGTQSDFDGKYSIKAAPSDVLVFSYVGMKTSEKSASSATVNVKLASDATQLESVVVTSLGIKRDKKSLGYATQEVKGEDLKSGAPSGNFLNELSGKVAGVNITRNSNFGGSTSAVSRGIKALGQSNEMLIVIDGMPINNANTTNDGTASQSTGRQGFDYGNNGMDINPEDIESINVLKGAAASALYGYLAGNGVLMITTKKGKSKKGMGVTVSSEFAVGSADKDTFVKYQKQYGGGYGTSFFDQDIDGDGIDDQVVAMGDDASAGDPFNSSQNVYQWDAFSAYPGNANYGKATPWVAAKNDPNSFFEKSTSLVNSISFEDANDKSNVVFNYSNSKQTGLLPNSELKKNNFSLKLNHQFTDKLSLSTFANYSAQTTLGRNMTGYSDNMVTGFRQWWQTNVDIKQLEQAYFNSGGQNLTWNRNSVADGKPAYWNNPYFERYQNYQNDSRNRFVGYANLTYKINDWLSATGKISTDTYAEIREERVAVGSVAKTFGINGLDETSGYQRYNGNFSEQNYDFLLNFKKNFGEDFSLSGVAGGTIKRNTFNSILASTQGGLIIPGIYSLSNSISASPYAFERDTNSGVNSYYISGSLGYVDTFFLDVTARRDAFSGLPKGNNNINSYSASGSWVFSKNIDASWLSFGKLRGGYSESPLGTPALALVDTYAKSDPFNGNQMYSVNSTKNNPNLEPIKTTTYEVGLEMQFLDRRVGFDVSLYKNINDGEAVRVPYSTATGNGFRYVNAATIENKGVEVQFNATPVRTEDFAWDINVNWSKNNNMVTALAPGIDNLQISSFPGGVTLNAVVGQPFGVLKGTDYTYAANGQRIVNQTTGRYVINTSTNNIIGNVNPDWIGGIRNKFTYKSLSFSFLVDMKHGGDVFSTDQWYGVGTGLGEQTAGNNDLGNPIRNSVATGGGVIFEGVTDATGTTPNTIRTAYFRPAAGAITNSYSGGARKEYVYDAGFIKLREVNITYTLPSSIVSKMQLSQLQVSLVGSNLWIIDKNLPDADPESGLGSNAGSLGLSIGSLPTARTIGCNLTIKF from the coding sequence ATGAAACTAAAGTTCAATGGATTCTTAGTACTCCTAGTAGTACTAGTGGCGCAACTAACTTTTGCGCAAGAAAGATCTGTTTCAGGGATTGTTTCTGACAATGCAGGTATACCTTTACCAGGTGTAAGTGTATTAGTAAAAGGAACAAAAAATGGAACTCAATCAGATTTTGATGGAAAGTATTCTATCAAAGCTGCACCAAGCGATGTATTGGTATTTAGCTATGTTGGAATGAAGACTTCAGAGAAATCTGCAAGCTCAGCCACAGTTAATGTGAAATTAGCAAGTGATGCTACTCAATTAGAGAGTGTTGTTGTTACTTCATTAGGTATTAAAAGAGATAAAAAATCTCTTGGATATGCTACACAAGAAGTTAAAGGTGAAGATTTAAAAAGTGGCGCACCAAGCGGAAACTTTTTAAATGAACTTTCAGGTAAAGTAGCTGGTGTAAACATTACAAGAAACAGTAACTTTGGAGGTTCAACAAGTGCAGTATCTAGAGGTATCAAAGCATTGGGACAAAGTAACGAAATGCTTATTGTAATTGATGGTATGCCAATCAACAATGCCAATACCACAAATGACGGCACAGCATCTCAATCTACTGGAAGACAAGGTTTTGACTACGGAAACAATGGTATGGACATTAACCCAGAAGACATCGAAAGTATCAACGTATTGAAAGGTGCCGCGGCATCTGCATTATACGGATATTTAGCAGGTAACGGGGTTTTAATGATTACAACTAAAAAAGGGAAGTCTAAAAAAGGAATGGGAGTTACCGTTTCATCTGAATTTGCTGTAGGATCAGCAGACAAAGACACTTTTGTAAAATATCAAAAACAATATGGAGGTGGTTATGGAACTTCTTTCTTTGATCAAGACATTGACGGAGATGGTATTGATGACCAAGTGGTTGCAATGGGAGATGATGCTTCTGCCGGAGATCCTTTCAACTCATCACAAAATGTTTATCAATGGGATGCATTCTCAGCATATCCTGGAAATGCAAATTACGGAAAAGCGACTCCATGGGTAGCTGCCAAGAATGACCCAAACTCATTCTTTGAAAAATCTACTTCATTAGTAAACAGTATTTCATTTGAAGATGCAAACGATAAAAGTAATGTAGTTTTTAACTACAGTAACTCAAAACAAACAGGTCTTTTGCCTAACAGTGAATTAAAGAAAAATAATTTTAGTTTAAAATTAAATCACCAATTCACAGACAAATTATCACTTAGTACTTTTGCTAATTATTCTGCTCAAACTACATTAGGTAGAAACATGACTGGATATAGCGATAATATGGTAACTGGTTTCCGTCAATGGTGGCAAACTAACGTTGACATTAAACAACTAGAACAAGCTTATTTCAACTCAGGTGGACAAAACCTTACTTGGAACAGAAATTCTGTAGCAGATGGAAAACCAGCTTATTGGAATAACCCATATTTTGAACGTTACCAAAACTATCAAAATGACAGTAGAAATCGTTTTGTAGGATATGCTAATTTAACTTACAAAATCAATGATTGGTTGTCAGCAACAGGAAAAATCTCTACAGATACTTATGCCGAAATACGTGAAGAAAGAGTTGCAGTTGGTTCAGTTGCAAAAACATTCGGTATTAACGGACTTGACGAAACATCTGGATACCAACGTTACAATGGTAACTTCTCTGAACAAAACTATGATTTCCTTTTAAATTTCAAAAAGAATTTTGGTGAAGACTTCAGTTTAAGTGGAGTTGCTGGGGGTACTATAAAAAGAAACACTTTCAATTCAATTCTTGCTTCAACTCAAGGAGGTCTTATTATTCCAGGCATCTATAGTTTGTCAAACTCAATTTCAGCAAGTCCTTACGCATTTGAAAGAGACACTAACTCTGGTGTAAACAGTTATTACATTTCTGGATCTTTAGGTTATGTTGACACATTCTTCTTGGATGTTACAGCACGTAGAGATGCTTTCTCTGGCTTACCTAAAGGAAACAACAATATAAATAGTTATTCAGCTTCTGGAAGCTGGGTTTTCTCTAAAAACATTGATGCTAGCTGGTTATCATTTGGTAAATTAAGAGGTGGTTATTCTGAAAGCCCATTAGGAACTCCTGCTTTGGCTTTGGTTGATACCTATGCTAAATCAGATCCATTTAATGGAAATCAAATGTACTCAGTAAACTCTACAAAAAACAACCCAAATTTAGAGCCAATCAAAACTACAACATATGAGGTAGGTCTTGAAATGCAATTTTTGGATAGAAGAGTAGGTTTTGATGTATCTCTTTACAAAAACATAAATGATGGTGAAGCAGTAAGAGTTCCTTACTCAACTGCAACAGGAAATGGATTCCGTTATGTAAATGCGGCTACTATTGAAAATAAAGGTGTTGAAGTTCAGTTTAATGCTACTCCAGTAAGAACAGAAGATTTTGCTTGGGACATTAATGTAAACTGGTCTAAAAACAACAATATGGTAACGGCACTAGCTCCAGGTATTGACAATTTACAAATCAGTTCATTCCCTGGTGGTGTTACATTGAACGCTGTAGTAGGACAACCTTTTGGTGTATTAAAAGGAACTGACTATACTTATGCTGCAAATGGTCAAAGAATCGTAAACCAAACAACTGGTAGATATGTAATAAATACTTCTACTAATAATATCATTGGAAATGTAAACCCTGATTGGATTGGTGGTATTCGTAATAAATTCACTTACAAAAGTCTTTCATTTAGTTTCTTAGTTGATATGAAACATGGAGGAGATGTTTTCTCAACCGACCAATGGTATGGAGTAGGGACAGGTTTAGGTGAACAAACAGCTGGAAATAATGATTTAGGAAACCCAATAAGAAATTCTGTAGCCACTGGTGGTGGAGTAATATTCGAAGGGGTAACTGATGCCACTGGAACAACTCCAAATACAATCAGAACTGCCTATTTCAGACCTGCTGCTGGAGCTATCACAAATTCATACTCTGGAGGAGCAAGAAAAGAATATGTTTATGACGCTGGTTTTATTAAATTGAGAGAGGTAAACATTACTTACACTCTACCAAGTTCAATTGTATCAAAAATGCAATTAAGTCAATTACAAGTATCCTTAGTTGGTTCTAACTTATGGATAATTGACAAAAATCTTCCAGATGCCGATCCAGAAAGTGGATTAGGGTCTAACGCTGGTTCATTAGGATTATCTATTGGATCTTTACCAACTGCTAGAACAATTGGTTGTAACCTAACAATAAAATTTTAA
- the rpsG gene encoding 30S ribosomal protein S7 has product MRKRAAKKRPLLPDPRFNDQLVTRFVNNLMWDGKKSTAFKVFYDAIDIIETKKQDSEKSSLEIWKDALTNVMPHVEVRSRRVGGATFQIPMQIRPDRKISMAMKWLILYSRRRNEKSMAQRLASECLAAAKEEGAAVKKRMDTHKMAEANKAFSHFRF; this is encoded by the coding sequence ATGAGAAAAAGAGCGGCAAAGAAAAGACCACTTTTACCAGATCCAAGGTTTAACGACCAATTGGTAACACGTTTTGTAAACAACTTAATGTGGGATGGTAAGAAATCAACAGCTTTTAAAGTTTTTTATGATGCAATTGACATTATAGAAACTAAAAAGCAAGATTCAGAAAAATCTTCATTAGAAATTTGGAAAGATGCTTTAACAAACGTTATGCCTCACGTAGAAGTACGTAGTCGTAGAGTTGGTGGAGCTACATTTCAAATTCCAATGCAAATTAGACCAGACAGAAAAATTTCTATGGCTATGAAATGGTTGATTCTTTATTCAAGAAGAAGAAACGAAAAATCAATGGCTCAGAGATTAGCTTCAGAATGTTTAGCTGCGGCTAAAGAAGAAGGAGCTGCTGTTAAGAAAAGAATGGATACTCACAAAATGGCAGAAGCTAATAAGGCTTTCTCTCACTTTAGATTTTAA
- the rpsJ gene encoding 30S ribosomal protein S10: MSQKIRIKLKSYDHMLVDKSAEKIVKTVKTTGAVVTGPIPLPTHKKLFTVLRSPHVNKKAREQFEVMSYKRLIDIYSSSSKTIDALMKLELPSGVEVEIKV; encoded by the coding sequence ATGAGTCAAAAAATCAGAATAAAATTAAAATCTTACGATCACATGTTGGTAGATAAGTCTGCTGAAAAGATTGTAAAAACGGTAAAAACAACAGGTGCTGTTGTAACTGGTCCAATTCCATTACCAACACACAAAAAACTTTTTACAGTATTGCGTTCTCCACACGTAAACAAAAAAGCTAGAGAGCAATTTGAAGTAATGTCATATAAGAGATTAATTGATATTTATTCATCTTCATCTAAAACTATTGATGCTTTAATGAAACTTGAATTGCCAAGTGGAGTTGAAGTTGAAATAAAAGTTTAA
- the rpsS gene encoding 30S ribosomal protein S19, protein MARSLKKGPFVHYKLDKKVAENIAGGNKGVVKTWSRASMITPDFVGQTIAVHNGRQFVPVYVTENMVGHKLGEFSPTRSFRGHAGAKNKGKK, encoded by the coding sequence ATGGCACGTTCATTAAAAAAAGGACCTTTCGTTCATTATAAGTTAGACAAGAAAGTTGCAGAAAACATCGCAGGTGGAAATAAAGGAGTTGTTAAGACATGGTCAAGAGCTTCTATGATTACTCCAGACTTCGTTGGGCAAACTATCGCAGTTCATAACGGTCGTCAATTTGTACCAGTTTACGTAACAGAAAACATGGTAGGTCACAAATTAGGAGAATTTTCACCAACTAGATCTTTTAGAGGTCATGCTGGAGCAAAAAATAAAGGTAAAAAATAA
- the rpsC gene encoding 30S ribosomal protein S3: MGQKTNPIGNRLGIIRGWDSNWYGGNDYGDKLAEDYKIRKYIHARLSKASVSKVIIERTLKLVTVTITTARPGIIIGKGGQEVDKLKEELKKITDKEVQINIFEIKRPELDAYLVATSICRQIESRISYRRAIKMAIAASMRMNAEGIKVLISGRLNGAEMARSEGFKEGRIPLSTFRADIDYALAEAHTTYGRMGIKVWIMKGEVYGKRDLSPLAGMDKKQAGGKGGDSPRGDRKPFNKGGKPDARKRK; the protein is encoded by the coding sequence ATGGGACAAAAGACAAATCCAATTGGAAATAGACTTGGTATCATCAGAGGATGGGACTCAAACTGGTATGGTGGAAATGATTACGGTGATAAATTAGCCGAAGATTATAAAATCAGAAAGTATATCCATGCTCGTTTATCAAAAGCTAGTGTATCGAAAGTAATCATCGAGAGAACTTTGAAACTTGTAACCGTTACTATCACTACTGCAAGACCTGGTATTATTATTGGGAAAGGTGGACAAGAGGTAGACAAGTTGAAAGAGGAACTTAAGAAAATTACTGACAAAGAGGTTCAAATCAACATCTTTGAAATAAAAAGACCTGAACTTGACGCGTATCTAGTTGCTACAAGCATCTGTCGTCAAATCGAAAGCAGAATTTCTTACAGACGTGCAATCAAAATGGCTATTGCTGCTAGTATGCGTATGAACGCTGAAGGTATCAAAGTTTTGATTTCTGGTCGTTTGAATGGTGCTGAGATGGCTCGTTCAGAAGGTTTCAAAGAAGGTAGAATTCCTCTATCAACTTTCAGAGCTGATATTGATTATGCTTTGGCTGAAGCTCATACTACTTATGGTAGAATGGGTATCAAAGTATGGATCATGAAAGGTGAAGTTTATGGAAAGAGAGATCTTTCTCCACTTGCTGGAATGGACAAAAAACAAGCTGGTGGTAAAGGTGGAGATTCTCCTAGAGGAGACAGAAAGCCGTTTAATAAAGGTGGAAAACCAGACGCTCGTAAACGAAAGTAA
- the rplB gene encoding 50S ribosomal protein L2 produces the protein MSVRKLKPITPGQRFRVVNGYDAITTDKPERSLIAPIKNSGGRNSQGKMTMRYTGGGHKQRYRIIDFKRTKEAIPATVKSIEYDPNRTAFIALLAYADGEKTYIIAQNGLKVGQKVVSGPESQPEIGNTLPLSRIPLGTVISCIELRPGQGAVIARSAGTFAQLMARDGKYATIKMPSGETRLILLTCSATIGAVSNSDHQLVVSGKAGRTRWLGRRPRTRPVAMNPVDHPMGGGEGRSSGGHPRSRNGIPAKGYRTRSKKNPSNKYIVERRKK, from the coding sequence ATGTCAGTAAGAAAATTAAAACCTATTACCCCAGGTCAGCGATTTAGAGTTGTGAATGGTTATGACGCCATTACAACTGATAAGCCGGAACGCTCTTTGATAGCGCCGATAAAAAACTCTGGAGGTAGAAATAGTCAAGGAAAGATGACCATGCGTTATACGGGTGGTGGTCACAAGCAGAGATATCGTATTATTGATTTCAAACGTACAAAAGAAGCAATTCCAGCTACAGTGAAATCAATCGAATACGATCCAAATCGTACTGCGTTTATCGCTTTATTAGCTTATGCTGATGGTGAGAAAACATATATTATTGCTCAAAACGGATTGAAAGTTGGTCAGAAAGTAGTTTCTGGGCCAGAATCTCAACCTGAAATTGGTAATACTTTACCTTTAAGCAGAATTCCTTTAGGAACTGTTATATCTTGTATCGAATTGAGACCAGGACAAGGGGCTGTAATCGCTCGTTCTGCTGGAACATTTGCTCAATTAATGGCAAGAGATGGAAAATATGCGACAATTAAAATGCCTTCAGGTGAAACAAGATTAATCTTGTTGACTTGTTCAGCTACAATTGGAGCAGTTTCTAATTCAGACCACCAATTAGTTGTATCTGGAAAAGCAGGTAGAACAAGATGGTTAGGAAGAAGACCTAGAACAAGACCTGTTGCAATGAACCCTGTCGATCACCCAATGGGTGGTGGTGAAGGACGTTCTTCTGGTGGACATCCACGTTCAAGAAATGGAATACCAGCTAAAGGTTATAGAACTCGTTCTAAGAAAAACCCGAGTAACAAGTATATCGTAGAACGTAGAAAGAAATAA